A stretch of the Tardiphaga sp. 709 genome encodes the following:
- a CDS encoding methyl-accepting chemotaxis protein, whose protein sequence is MSLLSRFTIRTKLTSMVLVSAASICAIIAVAASLSQKRMQQDRMEQLHTAVDLMVGMADSMQEEIAAGKITLADAQMRYRQLARNMTFGNKQGYLVAYKPDGVLLVNAGNPKLEDKNTGAKDSNGILISRAIIDAARQTANGGSTYYLYPRPGQTEPTAKMVFARYYAPWDITFSTGLYIDDLDADVNALLVRLGSLGAGVLAVMALLSFLMASDILGALRRLQARMHAIANGALDENVGETDRGDEIGRMAETLEMLRQTSLTARSLEAEQAKLKQMSEAEKRDALIALADHFDSSVGQLVGLMASGSTELEATAQSMSGTAARTNDQAGIVNTAALQASTRVQTVAAAAEELSSSIAEIARQMAQSAKITTHAVDSARRTDTIVRALADGAQQIEHVVELISTIAGQTNLLALNATIEAARAGDAGRGFAVVATEVKSLAGQTADATKEISTRIAQIQSATKEAVDAIQGITATIEEVSAIATTIGSAIEEQGAATAEIARNVTQTAQATQDVTTNIGGVSAAAHETGDAAGMVLNAASGLSKQAEQLSGEVTTFLAGVRAA, encoded by the coding sequence ATGAGTTTGCTTAGCCGTTTCACCATTCGCACCAAGCTCACCAGCATGGTGCTGGTCTCTGCTGCGTCTATTTGCGCCATCATTGCGGTGGCCGCTTCGCTGAGCCAGAAGCGCATGCAGCAGGACCGCATGGAGCAGCTTCACACTGCGGTCGATCTGATGGTCGGCATGGCCGACAGCATGCAGGAAGAAATCGCGGCCGGAAAGATCACCTTGGCCGACGCCCAGATGCGCTACCGCCAACTGGCTCGCAACATGACCTTCGGCAACAAGCAAGGCTATCTCGTCGCCTACAAACCTGATGGCGTTCTCCTGGTGAATGCCGGCAACCCGAAGCTGGAAGACAAGAATACGGGCGCCAAGGATTCCAATGGCATCCTGATTTCCAGAGCAATCATCGACGCCGCACGCCAGACCGCCAATGGCGGCAGCACTTACTATCTCTATCCGCGTCCCGGCCAAACCGAGCCGACCGCCAAAATGGTCTTTGCTCGTTACTATGCCCCATGGGATATCACGTTTAGCACCGGCCTTTATATCGATGACCTCGACGCCGACGTTAATGCTCTCCTCGTCCGCCTTGGCTCGCTCGGCGCCGGCGTCCTCGCTGTGATGGCACTGCTGTCCTTTCTGATGGCCAGCGACATCCTGGGCGCACTCCGCCGGCTGCAGGCTCGTATGCACGCGATTGCCAATGGCGCGCTCGATGAGAATGTCGGCGAAACGGACCGCGGCGACGAAATCGGCCGCATGGCCGAAACGCTGGAAATGCTCCGCCAGACCTCGCTGACCGCCCGCTCCCTCGAAGCCGAGCAGGCCAAGTTGAAACAGATGAGTGAAGCCGAGAAGCGCGACGCGCTGATTGCCCTCGCCGATCATTTCGACTCATCTGTCGGTCAGTTGGTCGGCCTGATGGCGTCCGGTTCCACCGAACTCGAAGCCACCGCTCAGTCGATGAGCGGCACCGCCGCCCGCACCAATGACCAGGCCGGCATCGTCAACACTGCCGCCTTGCAAGCCAGCACCCGTGTGCAGACGGTCGCCGCCGCCGCCGAGGAGCTGTCATCATCTATCGCCGAGATCGCGCGTCAAATGGCGCAGTCGGCCAAGATCACGACCCACGCCGTTGATAGCGCCCGCCGCACCGACACTATCGTTCGTGCCCTTGCTGACGGCGCGCAGCAGATCGAGCACGTGGTCGAACTGATCTCCACCATCGCCGGCCAGACCAACTTGCTCGCACTCAACGCCACGATCGAAGCAGCCCGTGCGGGCGACGCAGGCCGCGGCTTCGCCGTCGTGGCGACCGAAGTGAAGAGCCTCGCCGGTCAGACCGCCGACGCCACCAAGGAAATTAGCACCCGCATCGCGCAAATCCAGAGCGCGACCAAGGAAGCGGTCGATGCGATTCAGGGCATCACTGCCACCATCGAGGAGGTCAGCGCCATCGCCACCACGATCGGCTCCGCCATTGAGGAGCAAGGTGCCGCGACAGCGGAGATTGCCCGCAACGTGACCCAGACGGCGCAAGCTACACAGGACGTCACCACCAATATTGGCGGCGTCAGCGCTGCCGCGCATGAGACCGGCGACGCTGCCGGCATGGTGCTCAACGCCGCTTCCGGCCTATCGAAGCAGGCCGAGCAATTGTCTGGCGAAGTCACGACGTTCCTCGCCGGCGTGCGGGCTGCCTAA
- a CDS encoding methyl-accepting chemotaxis protein, whose product MSLLSNFTIRTKLVSMVAVSAIAVCAVIAVAASLSQKRMMEDRILQLRTAVDLVTGLAQSLQDEVEAGKMKLPEAEDQLRLRSRRMLFDKGQGYVLAYRADSTVMVHGTLPKLEGTITNGKDSNGVLIASAVIAAANSKPEGATATYLYPRPGQDEPRPKVVFARKFAPWNVVISIGVYVDDLDADMNALLMRLGAIGAGVLALMALLSWLISSDILGALRRLQSRMHDIANGALDAKVEETDRGDEIGRMAETLEMLRQTSLTARSLEAEQAKLKQMSEAEKREALIALANRFDASVGQLVGLMASGSTELEATAQSMTGTADRTNQQATMVSSAATEASTRVQTVASAAEELSSSITEIARQMAQSAKITSHAVDSARRTDTIVRALADGAQQIEHVVELIQTIAAQTNLLALNATIEAARAGDAGRGFAVVATEVKSLAGQTADATKEISTRIAQIQSATREAVDAIQGITATIEEVSAIATTIGSAIEEQGTATAEIARNVTQTAQATQNVTTNIGGVSSAAHETGNAAGMVLSAATGLSKQAEQLSGEVKTFLAGVRAA is encoded by the coding sequence ATGAGTCTGCTCAGTAACTTCACGATCCGCACCAAGCTCGTCAGCATGGTCGCAGTCTCTGCCATTGCGGTCTGCGCCGTCATCGCGGTCGCCGCTTCGCTTAGTCAGAAGCGGATGATGGAGGATCGGATTTTGCAGCTCCGCACCGCCGTCGATCTCGTCACTGGCCTCGCACAATCGCTCCAGGACGAAGTTGAAGCGGGCAAGATGAAGTTGCCCGAAGCCGAAGATCAGCTTCGCCTGCGCAGCCGGCGCATGTTGTTCGACAAGGGACAGGGCTACGTGCTCGCCTATCGCGCCGACTCCACCGTGATGGTCCATGGCACGCTACCGAAGCTCGAAGGCACCATCACCAACGGTAAGGATTCCAATGGCGTCCTGATCGCCTCCGCCGTCATCGCCGCCGCCAACAGCAAGCCTGAAGGTGCGACCGCGACCTATCTGTATCCACGTCCTGGACAGGATGAGCCCCGACCGAAAGTCGTGTTCGCCCGTAAATTCGCGCCGTGGAACGTCGTCATCAGTATTGGCGTCTATGTGGACGACCTCGATGCCGACATGAACGCCCTGCTGATGCGCCTCGGCGCTATCGGTGCCGGCGTGCTCGCTTTGATGGCGCTGCTGTCCTGGCTGATTTCCAGCGACATTCTGGGCGCACTTCGCCGGTTGCAGTCACGCATGCATGACATCGCCAACGGCGCGCTCGACGCCAAGGTTGAGGAGACTGATCGCGGCGACGAAATCGGCCGCATGGCGGAAACGCTGGAGATGCTGCGCCAGACATCGCTGACGGCGCGGTCTCTCGAAGCCGAGCAGGCCAAGCTCAAGCAGATGAGCGAAGCCGAGAAACGCGAGGCCTTGATCGCTCTCGCCAATCGTTTCGACGCATCCGTCGGCCAGCTTGTCGGACTGATGGCATCGGGGTCGACCGAGCTCGAAGCCACCGCACAGTCCATGACGGGCACAGCCGATCGCACCAACCAGCAGGCCACCATGGTCAGCTCGGCTGCGACCGAAGCCAGCACGCGCGTTCAGACAGTCGCATCTGCCGCCGAAGAACTATCGTCGTCGATCACCGAGATCGCCCGCCAGATGGCCCAGTCCGCCAAGATCACGTCGCACGCCGTGGATAGTGCACGCCGCACCGACACCATCGTGCGCGCGCTGGCGGATGGCGCGCAGCAGATCGAACATGTTGTCGAGCTGATCCAAACCATCGCGGCCCAGACCAACCTCCTCGCTCTGAACGCCACCATCGAAGCTGCACGCGCTGGCGATGCTGGCCGCGGCTTCGCGGTGGTCGCCACCGAAGTGAAGAGCCTCGCCGGGCAGACCGCCGATGCCACCAAGGAAATCAGCACCCGCATCGCGCAGATCCAGAGTGCAACCAGGGAAGCGGTCGACGCGATCCAGGGCATCACCGCCACGATCGAAGAAGTCAGCGCCATCGCCACCACGATCGGCTCTGCCATCGAGGAGCAAGGTACGGCGACTGCGGAAATTGCTCGCAACGTGACGCAGACGGCGCAAGCGACCCAGAACGTCACCACCAATATCGGCGGTGTCAGCTCGGCAGCGCACGAGACCGGCAACGCTGCGGGCATGGTGCTGAGTGCGGCAACCGGCCTGTCGAAACAGGCCGAGCAACTGTCCGGCGAAGTCAAAACCTTCCTCGCCGGCGTTCGCGCCGCTTGA
- a CDS encoding SDR family NAD(P)-dependent oxidoreductase, translated as MRLANKLAAVTAAASGMGRAGVELFLKEGAKVAAIDVNADALAQLKSDMKKLGYELTIIQADLSKTEQMKSSVNDAAAALGGIDILWAHAGTPGPAGVENLDLAAYEFAMALNVTSATLAAGEVIKHMRKRGGGSVIFTSSVSGIVGSMMSPIYSAAKFAVVGLTKSLAQAFASDQVRVNVICPGLADTPMKLGFTGRSGVAAEAAANEAKLLAAVPMGRLCKAEDVAHAALWLASDDASFITGVALPVDGGFIAR; from the coding sequence ATGCGTCTAGCAAATAAACTCGCCGCCGTCACCGCTGCTGCATCGGGCATGGGACGCGCCGGCGTCGAACTGTTCCTCAAGGAAGGCGCCAAGGTCGCCGCCATTGACGTCAATGCGGACGCGCTCGCGCAGCTCAAATCCGACATGAAGAAGCTGGGTTATGAGCTCACCATCATCCAGGCCGATCTGTCGAAGACCGAACAGATGAAGAGTTCAGTCAACGACGCGGCTGCCGCGCTTGGCGGTATCGATATCCTCTGGGCCCATGCCGGCACACCGGGGCCGGCCGGGGTCGAGAATCTCGATCTCGCGGCTTACGAATTCGCGATGGCGCTCAATGTCACCTCCGCCACGCTGGCGGCCGGCGAAGTCATCAAGCACATGCGCAAGCGTGGCGGCGGTTCGGTGATTTTCACCTCATCGGTGTCGGGCATCGTCGGCTCGATGATGAGCCCGATCTATTCGGCTGCTAAATTCGCGGTAGTCGGCCTCACCAAGTCGCTGGCGCAGGCATTCGCTTCCGATCAAGTCCGCGTCAACGTGATCTGCCCGGGTCTTGCGGATACGCCGATGAAGCTCGGCTTCACCGGCCGCTCGGGCGTCGCAGCGGAAGCAGCGGCCAACGAGGCCAAACTCTTGGCAGCCGTGCCCATGGGCCGCCTCTGCAAGGCAGAGGACGTTGCACATGCCGCACTGTGGCTCGCCTCCGACGACGCCTCCTTCATCACCGGCGTCGCGTTGCCGGTGGATGGCGGCTTCATCGCGCGCTGA
- a CDS encoding ABC transporter substrate-binding protein, with translation MTIRNAVAVSAVALSLGLLSAPMASAQTPVKLGVLADMSGIFSDIGGMGSFDATKMAVEDFNKLPGADKFKVEVIQGDPQNKPDIARNIARKWYETEGVDVLVDIPTSATSLAVAPLTAELNKVALFTASGTSDLTGKSCTPNSVHWTYDTWALAHGTADAMTKAGGKSWFFLTVDFALGASLERDATAVINANGGKVLGSIKHPTDSNDFASYLLQAQASKADIIALANAGGDTIKAIKQASEFGIVQAGQKLAGMLMFISDIHSLGLNTAQGLQLTEGFYWDLNEQTRTFGERFAKRNNGRYPSMNQAGAYSASLTYLKAVAKVGSPKDGAAVVKAIREMGTFDDPLFGKTTLREDGRVLHDMYLLQVKKPAESKKPYDYYNVLATIPADTAFRPLKDGGCPLIK, from the coding sequence ATGACCATTCGCAATGCTGTTGCCGTGTCCGCCGTGGCGCTGTCGCTCGGGCTGTTGTCCGCGCCGATGGCGTCGGCGCAGACGCCGGTGAAACTCGGCGTTCTCGCCGATATGTCCGGCATCTTCTCGGATATCGGCGGCATGGGCTCGTTCGATGCCACCAAGATGGCTGTCGAGGACTTCAACAAGCTCCCGGGCGCGGACAAGTTCAAAGTCGAAGTGATCCAGGGCGATCCGCAGAACAAGCCGGACATCGCGCGCAACATTGCTCGCAAGTGGTACGAGACCGAAGGGGTCGATGTTCTGGTGGACATTCCGACCAGCGCCACGTCGCTGGCTGTCGCGCCGCTGACGGCCGAACTCAACAAGGTTGCGTTGTTCACGGCATCCGGCACCTCCGATCTGACCGGAAAGTCCTGCACCCCGAACTCGGTGCACTGGACCTACGATACCTGGGCGCTGGCGCACGGCACGGCCGATGCCATGACCAAGGCCGGTGGCAAGAGCTGGTTCTTCCTCACCGTCGATTTCGCGCTCGGCGCTTCGCTGGAGCGCGATGCCACCGCCGTGATCAATGCCAATGGCGGCAAGGTGCTCGGTAGCATCAAGCATCCGACAGACTCGAACGATTTCGCGTCCTATCTGCTGCAGGCGCAGGCATCGAAGGCCGACATCATCGCGCTGGCGAATGCTGGCGGTGATACCATCAAGGCGATCAAGCAGGCCTCAGAGTTCGGCATCGTACAGGCCGGTCAGAAGCTCGCCGGCATGCTGATGTTCATTTCGGATATCCACTCTCTCGGTCTCAACACGGCGCAGGGCCTGCAGCTCACCGAGGGCTTCTATTGGGATTTGAACGAGCAGACCCGCACCTTTGGCGAGCGGTTCGCCAAGCGCAACAACGGCCGCTATCCCAGCATGAACCAGGCCGGCGCCTATTCGGCGTCGCTCACCTATCTGAAGGCGGTCGCCAAGGTCGGCTCGCCGAAGGATGGCGCGGCGGTCGTGAAGGCGATCCGCGAGATGGGTACGTTCGACGATCCGCTGTTCGGCAAGACCACGCTGCGTGAAGACGGCCGCGTGTTGCACGACATGTATCTGTTGCAGGTCAAGAAGCCCGCTGAGTCGAAGAAGCCGTACGATTACTACAATGTTCTGGCGACGATCCCGGCCGATACTGCATTCCGTCCGCTCAAGGACGGCGGCTGCCCGCTGATCAAGTAA
- a CDS encoding IclR family transcriptional regulator — protein MLVRQAANVLELMEYFARRKRPATLAEISDDLGWPRSSTFNLVGTIAEKGWLYEPRVRNGYYPSPRWLTLARTVADAEPLPDAAHALVTEIADQTGETTAIAALAGTSAIFLDVVESTHSVRYFAQIGDRVPVHASSVGRAILEQHSPEERKAIYRKIKFEAFSDTTPTTAEAIEDELREAAERGYQQSSSEYIADLAGVAVPLPVQHRRLSLVVAGPTSRCLTRRPETAAIIQNLMQRFASELGSS, from the coding sequence ATGCTGGTCAGACAAGCTGCCAACGTCCTGGAATTGATGGAGTATTTCGCCCGACGTAAACGCCCCGCGACGCTGGCCGAAATTTCGGACGACCTCGGCTGGCCGCGCTCCAGCACGTTCAATCTCGTCGGCACTATCGCCGAGAAGGGCTGGCTCTATGAGCCCCGTGTGCGCAACGGCTACTATCCCAGTCCTCGCTGGCTCACCCTCGCCCGCACCGTTGCGGATGCCGAGCCGCTCCCCGACGCGGCCCATGCACTGGTCACCGAGATTGCCGACCAAACCGGCGAGACGACGGCCATCGCCGCCCTCGCCGGAACGTCCGCGATCTTTCTGGATGTCGTCGAGTCCACGCATTCGGTGCGCTACTTCGCCCAGATCGGCGACCGCGTTCCGGTCCATGCGAGTTCCGTGGGGCGCGCCATTCTCGAGCAGCATTCACCCGAGGAACGCAAGGCGATCTATCGCAAGATCAAGTTCGAAGCCTTCTCCGACACCACGCCGACAACGGCAGAGGCGATCGAGGACGAACTCAGAGAGGCGGCCGAGCGCGGTTATCAGCAGAGTTCATCGGAATATATCGCTGACCTCGCGGGCGTCGCCGTGCCCTTGCCGGTACAACATCGCCGATTGTCGCTGGTGGTTGCCGGTCCGACATCGCGTTGCTTGACGCGACGTCCCGAAACGGCCGCCATCATCCAAAATCTGATGCAGCGCTTCGCATCCGAACTCGGGTCAAGCTAA
- a CDS encoding DUF3971 domain-containing protein: MAVRIRDIVVRDRDHAVVASAPKAEVRLSAAAMMMGRLRAESLNLVDVVLAVRITPDGQVTVSTGENARPIATGVASPRTPGSWLGPGRQPELTFPRQPQPPVVQIPQPPADKREASTGLLAGLDWLDSLTLSGLDGQNLNEIGLKNGKLVVDDQQRGNTWDFNNISLTLRRPSGGGVMMTVGEGGKAPWTLGVTVGAPANGVRAVSLRADKVSTRNILLALRMKDLTYSADLPLTGELRGEIGRDGLPTYFRGKLTAGAGNIVDNDTPDYPMPIDQAELSVEWDAGRRVLLAPFKFVSGENRVTSLAHVEPPNGATDSWQAGISGGTIVLGGGPGEAPLIFNSIDIGLRFDSDNRRVLLTRANISNGEIGVAGTGSIDYAGEPRMTLGFAGTPMSASALKRMWPILIVPEVREWVTERIEGGQLQSIEIGVNSPTKNLTRRGPPIPDEGLSVKILANGVALRPVDGMPVIRDGDLRARVTGRTATVTIGQANSETAGGRKLNLSDIVFEVPDMAPKPSPARVRFKLEGPVAAVADILNSNRLSEVTGNMLDPATTKGNVTAQVTMGMPIQHELTKADTTYNITADLTAFSADKLVMNQKLEANSLKVTANNQGYQVKGDVKINGQAASLDYRKPTDGDADVRLNATLDDASRARLGVDLGPAVVGNLPIKVVGKIGSGDRDSKLGVDADLTQLKLDNILPGWMKLPGKSARAVFNVVKKGDTTRLEDIVVDGGGASIKGSVEVDQNGDLVGVNFPTYSPSEGDKTSLKADRGSDGVLKVTMRGDVFDGRGFLKSAISGKDGDSKSKTKSVDFDIDVKLGAVAGYYGEAVRSVDAKISRRNGTIQKFSLSGKLGRDTPLTGDMRGRSQGAGRDVIYIETNDAGAFLRATDTYSKMSGGQLALAMDPPSSDTRAKEGLINIRDFNVKGEAQLASVAGGGQNAAQSSVAFSRLRAEFTRQNGQLTIRDGVVKGPTVGATIEGSIDYPLNQVRMSGTFVPMYGLNNMFGQIPIVGLFLGGGSNEGLIGVTYEVVGTPGAPVLRVNPISAMAPGVFRKIFEFGTGKQNNSVEFPNQNNNSN; the protein is encoded by the coding sequence ATGGCTGTACGAATCCGCGACATCGTCGTCCGCGATCGTGATCACGCCGTCGTGGCCAGTGCTCCGAAAGCCGAAGTCCGGCTCTCCGCTGCTGCCATGATGATGGGCCGCTTGCGCGCCGAAAGCCTCAACCTGGTCGATGTCGTGCTGGCTGTGCGCATTACGCCGGATGGGCAGGTGACCGTGTCGACTGGCGAAAATGCTCGCCCGATCGCGACGGGTGTCGCATCGCCGCGCACACCAGGGTCGTGGCTCGGTCCGGGCCGACAACCGGAACTCACTTTCCCGCGGCAGCCGCAGCCGCCGGTGGTCCAGATTCCGCAGCCCCCTGCTGACAAGCGCGAGGCATCCACCGGCTTGCTTGCGGGTCTCGATTGGCTCGACAGCCTGACCCTGTCGGGCCTCGACGGACAGAACCTCAACGAGATCGGTCTGAAGAACGGCAAGCTGGTGGTTGATGACCAGCAGCGCGGCAATACGTGGGACTTCAACAATATCAGCCTGACCCTGCGCCGACCGAGCGGCGGCGGCGTCATGATGACAGTGGGCGAAGGCGGCAAGGCCCCATGGACACTCGGCGTCACAGTCGGCGCGCCAGCCAATGGCGTGCGTGCGGTCAGTCTGCGGGCCGACAAGGTCTCGACCCGGAATATCCTGCTCGCGCTGCGCATGAAGGATCTGACTTACAGCGCCGATCTGCCGCTGACCGGTGAGTTGAGGGGCGAAATCGGGCGCGACGGCCTCCCGACCTATTTCCGCGGCAAGCTCACTGCAGGTGCCGGCAACATCGTCGATAACGACACGCCGGATTATCCGATGCCGATCGATCAGGCGGAGCTGAGCGTCGAGTGGGATGCCGGCCGCCGTGTGCTGCTGGCGCCGTTCAAGTTCGTGTCCGGTGAGAACCGCGTCACTTCGCTTGCCCATGTCGAGCCACCCAATGGCGCGACCGACTCGTGGCAGGCAGGGATCAGCGGCGGCACCATCGTATTGGGTGGAGGTCCGGGTGAAGCGCCGCTGATCTTCAACAGCATCGACATCGGCTTGCGTTTCGATTCCGACAACCGCCGGGTTTTGCTGACGCGGGCGAATATCAGCAACGGCGAGATCGGCGTCGCCGGCACAGGCAGCATTGACTACGCGGGCGAGCCGCGCATGACCCTCGGCTTTGCGGGAACGCCGATGTCGGCCTCGGCGCTCAAGCGCATGTGGCCGATCCTGATCGTGCCTGAAGTGCGCGAATGGGTTACCGAACGCATCGAGGGCGGGCAGCTTCAGAGCATCGAGATCGGGGTCAATTCGCCAACGAAGAACCTGACACGGCGCGGGCCGCCAATCCCCGATGAGGGGCTGTCGGTGAAGATCCTCGCCAATGGCGTGGCATTGCGTCCGGTGGATGGCATGCCGGTGATCCGCGACGGCGATTTGCGCGCGCGCGTCACAGGACGGACCGCGACCGTGACCATCGGTCAGGCGAACTCCGAGACCGCGGGCGGACGAAAGCTCAATCTCAGCGATATCGTGTTCGAAGTTCCGGACATGGCGCCGAAGCCATCGCCAGCTCGCGTGCGTTTCAAACTGGAGGGACCGGTGGCGGCCGTGGCCGATATCCTCAACTCCAACCGTCTGAGCGAAGTCACCGGCAACATGCTCGACCCGGCGACCACCAAGGGCAATGTGACCGCTCAGGTCACCATGGGCATGCCGATCCAGCACGAACTGACCAAGGCCGATACGACCTACAACATTACCGCGGATCTGACGGCATTTTCCGCCGACAAGCTGGTGATGAACCAGAAGCTCGAAGCCAATTCGCTGAAGGTCACAGCGAACAATCAGGGCTATCAGGTCAAAGGTGACGTCAAGATCAACGGGCAGGCGGCATCGCTCGACTATCGCAAGCCGACCGATGGCGATGCCGATGTGCGTCTCAACGCGACGCTCGACGATGCAAGCCGCGCGCGACTCGGTGTGGACCTCGGACCGGCGGTGGTCGGCAATCTCCCGATCAAGGTTGTCGGCAAGATCGGCTCCGGGGACCGTGACAGCAAGCTCGGGGTCGACGCCGATCTGACGCAGTTGAAGCTCGATAACATCCTGCCGGGCTGGATGAAGCTGCCCGGCAAGAGCGCTCGCGCTGTCTTCAACGTCGTGAAGAAGGGCGACACAACCCGTCTGGAAGACATCGTCGTCGATGGCGGTGGGGCTTCGATCAAGGGCTCTGTCGAAGTCGATCAGAACGGTGACCTCGTAGGTGTGAACTTCCCGACTTATTCACCGTCCGAGGGCGACAAGACGTCGTTGAAAGCTGACCGTGGTTCGGATGGCGTATTGAAAGTCACGATGCGTGGCGACGTGTTCGACGGTCGCGGCTTCCTGAAATCGGCGATTTCCGGCAAGGATGGGGATTCCAAGAGCAAAACCAAATCGGTCGACTTCGATATTGATGTGAAGCTCGGTGCTGTTGCCGGTTACTACGGCGAGGCGGTTCGCAGCGTCGATGCCAAGATTTCACGGCGCAACGGTACGATCCAGAAATTCTCCCTGAGCGGAAAGCTCGGACGCGACACACCGCTGACAGGCGATATGCGCGGGCGCTCCCAAGGTGCCGGCCGTGACGTCATCTATATCGAGACCAACGATGCCGGCGCTTTCCTGCGCGCGACCGACACCTATTCCAAGATGTCGGGAGGCCAGCTCGCACTGGCGATGGATCCGCCGTCGTCGGATACCCGCGCCAAGGAAGGCCTGATCAACATCCGCGACTTCAACGTCAAGGGCGAGGCGCAACTGGCCAGTGTTGCCGGAGGCGGGCAGAACGCGGCGCAGAGCAGCGTCGCCTTCTCGCGGTTGCGTGCCGAGTTCACGCGGCAGAACGGCCAGCTCACCATTCGGGACGGCGTCGTCAAAGGCCCGACCGTCGGCGCGACCATCGAAGGCAGCATCGATTACCCGCTCAATCAGGTTCGGATGAGCGGCACCTTTGTGCCGATGTATGGGCTGAACAACATGTTCGGCCAGATTCCGATCGTCGGACTGTTTCTCGGCGGCGGCAGCAATGAAGGCCTGATCGGCGTCACTTACGAAGTCGTCGGTACGCCCGGTGCGCCGGTGCTGCGCGTCAATCCGATTTCGGCCATGGCACCGGGTGTGTTCCGCAAGATCTTCGAATTCGGCACCGGCAAGCAGAACAATTCGGTCGAATTCCCGAACCAGAACAACAACAGCAACTAA
- a CDS encoding peroxiredoxin, which yields MAKKASKKPAKAAAKKTAKTASLSKAKKPAKAAAKSPAKKAAAKQAKPVAKAVSKALAKPAAKVAKAPVAKKAPATKTIAAKASPKAVAKPAPPSVAAPKATPEKIAPAPSVAAEGAKAPAFQLPRDGGATVSLSDYAGQKLVIFFYPRASTPGCTKEAIDFTRLSADFQAANAAVLGVSADPLKAQESFRDKFALGVPLLSDATQSMLKAYGAWGEKSMYGKTFEGVLRTTVLIDAKGNVAKIWRGVKVDGHADAVLEEARRI from the coding sequence ATGGCCAAGAAAGCCAGCAAGAAACCCGCAAAGGCCGCCGCCAAGAAAACGGCCAAGACTGCTTCTCTCTCGAAGGCGAAGAAGCCTGCCAAGGCTGCGGCAAAGTCCCCAGCCAAAAAGGCTGCCGCCAAGCAAGCCAAGCCTGTGGCGAAAGCCGTGTCCAAGGCGCTAGCCAAGCCAGCCGCCAAGGTCGCGAAGGCTCCTGTCGCCAAAAAGGCTCCAGCGACTAAGACGATCGCCGCGAAGGCGTCGCCCAAAGCAGTTGCGAAGCCTGCGCCGCCCTCCGTGGCGGCACCGAAAGCAACTCCCGAGAAAATCGCACCGGCGCCTAGTGTTGCAGCCGAGGGGGCCAAGGCTCCGGCCTTCCAGTTGCCGCGCGATGGCGGCGCCACGGTCTCGCTGTCGGACTATGCCGGCCAGAAGCTGGTGATCTTCTTCTACCCCCGCGCCAGCACGCCGGGCTGTACCAAAGAGGCCATCGACTTCACCCGCCTGTCCGCCGACTTTCAGGCAGCCAACGCCGCCGTGCTTGGCGTCTCGGCCGACCCGCTGAAGGCTCAGGAGTCGTTCCGCGACAAGTTCGCGCTGGGAGTTCCGCTGCTGTCGGACGCGACGCAATCGATGCTTAAAGCCTATGGCGCCTGGGGCGAGAAATCGATGTACGGCAAAACCTTCGAAGGCGTTCTTCGCACGACGGTTTTAATCGACGCAAAAGGCAACGTCGCGAAGATCTGGCGCGGCGTCAAAGTGGACGGACACGCAGACGCGGTGCTCGAAGAAGCACGTCGGATTTGA